The Osmerus eperlanus chromosome 1, fOsmEpe2.1, whole genome shotgun sequence genome includes the window TTACGAGAGTGCCTGCGGGGAGAATGAGTCACAGAGACAGGCTAACCAAAACAGTTGGGGCTAGGGTTATACTAGGGTTGAGGTTACCTCATACCAGGAAACCTCCAGCCCAAAAAAGTCATGTTAAAGGGGCGATTgtttgcaaaaccgattttaccttgtcatagttgaaaaatgacagtttggtgtgtaaaatagacatacagtgaatctcaaagtccattgaaacctctttcctatcaaaatttcactttttgaaactgcaacttgcaaacgctagcttttgaaacagtgcaagttgtgacgtcacaacttgcagcatcaactgtcacgccccaaaatttacatttacctgccctctggttttctggtccaggaacaaaCGGAGCTCGCGTAGATCTCCGACACTTTTTTAGCTAACTGCGCACTGCTcggtacttccacaggaattacaaataagaaagttcaTAAGTTTAAGATATGAAAATGGAgcgccgtaaatgcagtgttccaggctgtaccgggaatcctgacacttttcactATCTTCCCAAAGTacaagacactagacaggcatggctgatgtttatctatgggaatatccctattAAGTACGACCCTAAAGTATTAATTTGCTCGGACCATGTCACCGAGGACACTTTCAAAagcctgggacaatgtaaagcaggatttgctatgaagctgttgctgaaaagaggtgctgttccgaccttaggttgatcacaaccgcaagctgtatgatgttgtcgctaacagttactagcaatgctaacgtatcctgcctgtatctagcattggtagaatgtgtgatgatttagtttattggcaatggggctaacgttatttcttgttcctgactgtgtttcattcaaataaataacctgtgttgtcatgtaaatctacaattcaagatgcatgtttgtccagatctatttttcagcaagatagctagagctaaccgaaactgagttgaatcacgatagtttgtttggtaagctgtagctagtgctaacgttacccatcTAAGTCAATCCTGTTtgcttgcacagggatcttctacgctagagcTACATTATAGACAAACATCTACCATGCCCatcgagtcaatgttagctagactctagctcatctgctttttattaacgctgatttgcaaggaatgcaagaacagctagatagcgaaaacgcctagagtaggcatgtaaactagtttacctatgctcttgcgttagcaagctaatgtgtgatgatttagtttattggcaatggggctaatgtggtatttcatgttcctgactgtgtttcatttgaataaataacccgtacatgtaaatctacaattcatgatgcatgtttgtccagatctttggcaggttattttttatctagctaattgaagctgagttgaatcacgatatagtttggttgctaagctgtaatgttctacccacctaagtcaatccagtttgcttcgacaacagaagtggaaacaactaacgtaatcatttcaaatgatatctagtcaatctgttgaaaacagtgttgtgtagacacaatagatttatttgtacgtttttgtttcaagtctccaccttcgttgtttcagtgagtgctgttggccgtgttgcatctttgctccacagcttcactcgttgtaaaccaaccaatcagcgcgcagctcatctatatattcatgagcataccataaaatgagaaaacctagcgttttttccagggaaaatgtatcagggggcatataacagcacccgggccattttcagcccaaccaatgttacacataccctattcggagaccttaaggaacagtgtgaaataccccaaaaacccagtcaatcacccctttaaagccATGAAAATAGGTTTAACACCACCTGTAACATTGTTTTAAATTCCATTTGATGTTAACACCATTTTAAAACAGAGACTGCATGTGtagaaagaaaacattaaaaCAGCAAGCGCATACCTTCCCAGGATGTCATTGAAGCGGGGTTCCAGCTCAATGTTGTACTTGTCAATGTAGTCATACAGGTCTTCAGTCCCCAGCACCTTGGCTATCCTCACCAACTAGGGAAAGATAACGGGTGGGGGTCAACGAATGGGTCACTTCATCTGTAGGTATTGTTACCATTCGGACCAGAAACACCAcagcagagaaagaaaagacagacaaggtgagagagacagacagaaacaaggAGCAAGAGACAGTGaaaaagacagtgtgtgtgtgtgtgagattaccTGGTCATAGTTATCATGGCCGTGGAAAAAAGGCTCTTTCCTGAAAATCATGCTGGCCAGCATGCAGCCCAGACTCCACATATCCAGACTGTAGTCATACATCTGGAGGAcagaagaaacagagagagacagggggttcATGTGCTGGCTATGAGAACAATGTACGATGATTATTGATGCGAGTCAAGCATCATATCTGTACAGGAATAACTCAACCCAACTTTTCAACAACAAATACACTAGGGATATGCCCTTCAAGAACAAACACAATTCGATATTTGAACTGTGTATTCGGTACTATTCCATGGTTCTTTGGAGACCGATTCAGGCTTTTCACAACTGTCTTGTTGGTTGATTTGATGCAATGCTCATCTAAATTAGGCAGAATCCAAAACAGAATCTTCTTCCTTCGTCTGGTGACAAAGCTAGTCAGTGATTGTTGATCTATGGATGGTCCTTCTTCTGGGTGATCGCTCACAAATTACTGCACATGTTGGCAGACTAATATGCTTGCATTACCTGGAGAGCTTGCACTGCACCTTatattcattattattttgaaggAGATCCTCACAGAACTATCTGAGAGCTGTAGGAGTCTTTGGCTTTGTGTGTTTCTACCGTTTACAGCAACACCCAATATCAGCGACAGCAACCAGCTTTGAGGTCCATTACCACCACCTTCTGGCAGTAATAATGAGTTACTTAATACCAGGCACCGGCAAGGGAAAACAATATTTAAGACAAGACGATAGTTGCATAAACTAGATGAGTACTAGAAGAGTTCCACCAGACAACGCACCTGGTAGTCGACTAGCAGCTCGGGTCCTTTGAAGTAGCGGGATGCCACCCTGACATTGTACTCCTGTCCTGGATGGTAAAACTCAGCCAGACCCCAGTCAATAAGGCGCAGCTGAGAACAGAGAATATTGCTgtatataatttaaaaatatGATTATTGTTATGGCCCATAGTGTTATTCAAGTGAAGGTATGCACTGAAGGATAAAGACAATGTATAGCATATCTTGAAATTGAAAACCACCTGACCAACGACACTACCGTAATCAAACAGCAATTATCCTTCTGTCCACAAGAAGTACAATATGTTCCACTTACAGTCAAGTTAAATGCATTTATTAAACAAGGCCCTTTATTGGTGGTGTCCTGGGAAAGTGTTTGGGAAAACAGACGCAGGCATCCACCCCATTGCGTGTCGACACTCACCTTGCGGTGTTCGTGATCAATCATCACGTTGTGCGGTTTCACGTCCCTGTGCATAATCCCCATGCTGTGGCAGTAATCGAGGGCCTACAGAGCAAGAGCCAAAACACTATCAGTCAGCGATTAGGCTGTGTTTTCTCCATGGTAAACCAATAATGGCCAGAGGCAACAAAAAACAGAGGTTGTTTtctacccagctgtgtgtccacgtGCACACTCACACTTTGGTAGGGAAATCACAGGCCCTACCCTTCAGCCCAAATCCAACAAGGATTCTTTCAAGAAGTCCACAGGGATGAACGGTATGGCACCCACCTTGAGGATTTCGTACATGTAGAATCGAATGTCGTAGTCCGTTAGAGTCTGGTACAATTGCTGGCAGTGCAAACACAAAAGTGTATACGTTTATTACATGGTTGTCTGTGTGGCGGAATTAAGCTAACTGCACACTTTCTTTGGGTACAGTATCTTCTGTCAGTAAAGAATATAATCAACACTTTGTGGCCTCATCACAATGTGCCCGTGATGAACTGAAAGAAAGAGACGCAATGCTGGACGTGTATCTCCTTCCACACATACAGGGGAGGCAAAAAGCATGTCAAGAAAGGAGGTTTCTCATATGAATACAGCGACACCATGTCGGAAGATCTCCTTGGGGAACTTACAAAAAAGATGTGTGACCTTACCTTAAAGTCAGTATTGTTGACATGTTCAAAGACCAAGGCAGGTGTACGGGACTGGAAAAAGGACGGGGGGGGTACATGTTATTTCAGGCCATCTGAatagacatttttatttttcactATGGAGCAATTGTATGGAGCCTGGTTTCTACACACCACTGGGTCTTTAACGATATCTATGAGGGAGATAATGTTGGGCCCTCCTCTCAGGTTCTCCAGTATCTTGATTTCACGCTTGATCTTCTTTTTCTTCACAGGCTGTACCGGGGGATAAACACCATTAGGATACATTTTACTCTAGGGTATTTGtctaataaacacacacacacccacagtacgggctgtgggtgtgtgtgtgtgtgtgtgaagtgccgCCTGCATGGCCCCACCTTGAGTATTTTCACCACCACCTTCTCGTTGTTTGTGATGTTGATGGCTTCAAAGACCTCACTGTACTTCCCACGTCCCAGTTTTCTCACCAACTGGAAGTCGTCTTGGTTTCTGCAAACAGGAAATAAAACATTAGCCCCCCCCAACTAAAGACTAAACAAAACCTCCAACAAAACTTTGATGTCAAAAGGTAGAAACGTTAGACTTTTGGTTTGAATATATCACGAAAGCCTCTGGTTATCATGTcagccatgtgtgtgttctacgCACCCCCATTCCACCACATGAGACTCGTAGTCCCAGTACTCCCTGGGGCGGTGTGTGTTGACCTCTGTGTACACGCGGGCCCGGCTAGGCACGGGTCCTGACATGTCCCACAGCTTggcagaggtgaggaaggggaggCTGTTACCACACCAGAAAAGGAtggatgaggaaggaggaagggagggagggagggaggtagggagggaggggaaggagggggggtaagATCTCTTCCTGACAGGGCAAGGGGTTTAAGGGGGGCCTCGGCTGTGGGCAAGGGGCCACTGGAGGTGCCTTGGGACAGCTAAAACAGGGAGGGAAAACGGGCATGAGTTAGATATGAGGCACTCATCCAGCATCTATAATCTAATTAGTATTCAATTTCTCCCCCAGATGGTGAGGCTAACTCAAAGTACTCAAAGATTTCCAAAGACTGGTTTCACAGCAGTCAGCAATATATTGTCACCTATGCTTGCAGTTTAGACTGACAATCTTGCGAGGCTAAAACAAGTTCAACAGCTCTACATTTGAAATTCAACAAATAGTATCTTTCACCACCCATGAAGTATTGACACACAATTACTGAAGCTGGATGGAGATCAGCAATGTGATTATTGGGCTGAATCAATTCTCTCAATGTCATAGATAGTAACCCATCAGGCTAAATATAGAAACGTATAACAAAATGTACAAAACATTTTTAAAGAAACCAACACAACAGCGTCATGCCCTCGTAGCCAACGCCATACCAGTAATGGTTGTGAAAACGTACCATGAGCTACGTGAGCTACATACCTACAACTTGGGTGTTGACATTGCATATGTACAATGCACTGAAAGGTGGTAGAAAATCCAGCAGACACAGCAAGTTAGGTGACTAGTTGTGTCAACGTACATTAGCTAAGCTAACTTTAACAAGTCCTTCTTTCAATCCTGGCATTTCAACCTTACATGGAAGTCTAATCGTTAGACACCGTTCTCCATCTTATAGTAGGTTTAACTGCTACCTTACAGGCTTGCTTTGTGGCTGATTTATATTCTCTAGCTAGTCATAATATAGCTAATATCGTTAAAGGCTTGCTTCCCCTGTACAATAAACTCTGATTGCCTATTGTCGAGTCAACCATCATAGGCATATGTTCCTCGATTTAACAACAGAAGCTGGTCCTACATATCTGCTGTAATGTATGAAACGATTTCAAGCAAGCAAGGAAGGACAGTACATTTACTAATTTGGAAAATATACAGAAGTGATTAGTGTACTGTAGCTACAGAAATAATCTAGCTGGCCGGACCGATGCGCATTAACGTccgctactgtagctagcccaCCACAAATTAGACTAGCTACCTAGGATAGCTATCTAGATAGATTAATAAAGTTCCAATTCACAGGCGGTTTACTGTACAGATCTGCTGCTACTCAAGACACATTTTCAAGCGCTATCTTAGGCTAATGGTAATGCTAATGCATGATAGTTTGTTAGCTACACTAAACTACGAGTGGCTATGCTTAGTTTAATGAACGTGAGgcacactacgagctagctaaaGCTAAGATAGTAGCAATGGGTAGCTAAAGAACGAGTCTCactagtaggctactgtagcaGTCTGAGCTAGCTAACACAtaaaccagctagctagcttggtACTAACGCTAGCTAGCACGCCAACCCTCGCTAAACGAGCGATCTGAAATATAGAAAGCTAGGCTACACTTGTTCACACCAACTCCAACATTTTTATGAATACATACATTTGACAACGGACCCAATGCCCAAATCCACACCTACCTTGTGGAGTAAGTCGTGATCCCAAATCTTATCAACAAATCTGACTTTTAACAAAGTTCCTTCCTTTCCCTCTGCTGTGTACTCGTCTCTTGAGTGTGATTTCTGCTGTCTCAGAGACAATATGGCTGACAATACCGCCACATAAACTACTTACTGGACCGTATACGGTCGAGGTACCTCTAATCagccgaaaaataattttaaCTATATTTTGTTAGAAAAATATCTTAAACTAGTTTTAACTGAATTATTTTTGCTTTAAACCAATCGATTGTAGGATTTTGACTATTTCATATATATCTTGATATGGTCGACAATAACGAACTTTGACAAGTTGGTCGTGAGCTGTACCGCCCGCCTATGGGATCTACCATCATCGTAATTACAGGAAGTAAATATTACCAGAGAAAGGAAGTGAAATATTTCGGCATTTATTTTGACTTGTTGTCTGTATATGAAATTTGactaatactgtactgtattcaaCAACCGGCCGACAGCCAAAATGAACGATATGCgatttaaataaataacaatGATTCAAGCACGAGGACTAATTTCGCCCCATACTTTTATACCACAAGGGGGTGAAATTTTACACGGCATATCTACTTAAGAGATGGTGAAACTGGCACAACGTGCTTTTTTCtgcaggtacacttgcacttttgaggttcatgttgtttaatttgtaaattgtttaactaggcctatatgctcttatggttcttcccattggcacttatttgcttttcacaatgtgtgctttatgtttggctacccgcaatgttttggggctatctcgttgttatgatcagttacctatgcacttttgtaaagctctctcttggaagtcgctttggataaaagcgtatactaaatgaataaattaaaatgtaaaCGTATAATCAATACGGGTGGGTGATACTGCAAAATTTGGTATCGATCCGATACCAAGTAAATACAGGGCCAGTATTGCCGATACCGATAACGAA containing:
- the csnk2a4 gene encoding casein kinase II subunit alpha; translation: MSGPVPSRARVYTEVNTHRPREYWDYESHVVEWGNQDDFQLVRKLGRGKYSEVFEAINITNNEKVVVKILKPVKKKKIKREIKILENLRGGPNIISLIDIVKDPVSRTPALVFEHVNNTDFKQLYQTLTDYDIRFYMYEILKALDYCHSMGIMHRDVKPHNVMIDHEHRKLRLIDWGLAEFYHPGQEYNVRVASRYFKGPELLVDYQMYDYSLDMWSLGCMLASMIFRKEPFFHGHDNYDQLVRIAKVLGTEDLYDYIDKYNIELEPRFNDILGRHSRKRWERFVHSENQHLVSPEALDFLDKLLRYDHQARLTAREAMEHTYFYPIVKDQSRMAGSTNLPSGNTAVSTAGMITGISALPASTALGALTGSPVLSAATTAMSTPMPAAASVPQ